In the genome of Monodelphis domestica isolate mMonDom1 chromosome 2, mMonDom1.pri, whole genome shotgun sequence, one region contains:
- the TLR5 gene encoding toll-like receptor 5, whose protein sequence is MGHLLAFLLGLVFKATSVYGIPSCSADGQLAFYRFCNLTQVPQVPNTTTKLLLSFNYIRVVNATSFPLLDQLQFLELGTQNIPLTIEREAFRNLPNLLVLDIGNTKIQFLHTDAFQGLFNLVQLQLYYCHLSDSILKDGYFRNLSSLAILDLSRNEIENLQLHPSFGNLKSLKSIDLSLNHISLICKRDLEVLQGKRFSLFNLASNNLYSKVSVNWKECMNPFKNMSFEILDVSSNGWTVDIVRDFCHAIQGTRISSLLLNYHIMGGGFGFHNLKEPDQDTFAALGMSSVIKMDISHGFIFSLNFHLFETLRELKVMNLSHNKVNKIANGAFYGLDNLQILNLSYNLLGELYQSDFAGLSKVAYIDLQRNHIGIIEKQTFKHLKNLQTLDLRDNAIKTVYFLPSVHTAFLSGNKLVHIEENINITAGFLDLAENRLANLNDLYILLQIPDLKFLILNKNRFSFCNQQYGPSKNHTLEQLYLSENMLQLIWEAGKCWDVFKRLSHLKILFLNNNYLNFLPPDVFSDLTALQILSLDGNKLISLSPGVLPENLRVLSLSQNHLLSPDPTVFASLSYLDITHNKYICECEARNFILWLNQTKVNMLGSPEDVYCTYPDSFSGVSLYSISTEGCDEEEALQFIHFSLFIFFTTTLTVFLTAVVTFTRFRGCCFLLWRKMFLTLALEYHPQGVKEDQHKYDAYLCFSSKDFEWVQNAFLNHLDSQYSPKNRFNLCFEERDFLPGEDHINNIRDAICNSKKTICIVTRHFLKDGWCIEAFNFAQSRYFSDLKDVLIMVVAGSLSQYQLMKYPPIRVFVQRQPYLKWPEDLQDVGWFLNKLSQSILNKKEEKKKSNNIPLQTVATIS, encoded by the coding sequence ATGGGCCACCTCCTTGCATTTCTCTTGGGATTGGTATTTAAAGCCACTTCTGTGTATGGAATTCCTTCTTGCTCAGCTGATGGACAGCTCGCCTTTTATCGTTTCTGCAACCTCACCCAAGTCCCCCAAGTGCCAAATACTACAACAAAGCTGTTGTTAAGTTTCAACTACATCAGGGTAGTTAATGCCACTTCATTCCCTCTATTGGATCAGCTTCAATTTCTAGAGCTAGGAACTCAGAACATTCCTCTGACCATAGAGAGAGAAGCTTTCAGAAACCTGCCCAACCTTTTAGTCTTGGATATTGGCAACACTAAAATTCAGTTTTTGCATACTGATGCTTTTCAAGGCTTGTTCAATTTGGTTCAACTACAGCTATATTATTGTCATCTCTCAGATTCCATTCTAAAAGATGGCTATTTTAGAAATTTAAGTTCTTTAGCTATATTGGACCTATcaagaaatgaaatagaaaatctcCAGCTTCATCCTTCTTTTGGAAATCTGAAATCCTTGAAATCCATAGATTTGTCCCTGAACCACATATCCCTCATATGTAAGAGAGATCTTGAGGTTCTCCAAGGGAAAAGATTCTCTTTGTTTAACCTTGCTTCCAATAACCTCTATAGTAAGGTCTCAGTTAACTGGAAAGAATGCATGAATCCTTTCAAAAATATGTCCTTTGAGATCTTAGATGTCTCAAGCAATGGCTGGACAGTAGATATTGTACGAGACTTTTGTCATGCCATCCAGGGAACCAggatttcttctttgcttctcaACTACCATATCATGGGTGGAGGGTTTGGTTTTCATAACCTAAAAGAACCTGACCAAGACACATTTGCTGCACTGGGCATGAGTTCAGTGATAAAAATGGATATTTCCCATGGCTTTATCTTTTCCTTGAACTTTCATCTGTTTGAGACTCTCAGAGAGTTGAAAGTTATGAACCTTTCACATAACAAGGTAAACAAGATTGCTAATGGAGCATTTTATGGCCTTGATAATCTTCAGATTCTCAACCTGTCCTATAACCTTCTGGGAGAACTCTACCAATCTGATTTTGCTGGGCTGTCTAAAGTTGCTTATATTGATCTACAAAGAAATCATATTGGGATAATTGAAAAGCAGACATTCAAACACTTGAAAAATTTACAAACTTTAGACCTTCGTGACAATGCTATTAAAACAGTTTATTTTCTGCCAAGCGTACATACTGCCTTCCTAAGTGGCAATAAGTTGGTACATATAGAAGAAAACATCAACATAACTGCCGGATTCCTTGATTTAGCAGAAAACAGATTGGCAAATCTAAATGATCTCTATattctcctccagattccagaTCTGAAGttccttattttaaataaaaatcgaTTTTCCTTCTGTAACCAACAGTATGGTCCTTCAAAGAATCACACCTTAGAGCAGCTTTATCTTTCAGAAAATATGTTGCAACTTATCTGGGAAGCAGGAAAATGTTGGGATGTGTTTAAAAGACTTTCCCACCTTAAAATCCTCTTCCTcaataataattaccttaatttccttccACCTGATGTTTTCAGTGATTTGACTGCATTACAAATCCTTAGCCTGGATGGCAACAAGCTGATATCTCTTTCTCCTGGTGTTCTACCTGAAAATTTAAGAGTCTTGTCTTTATCCCAGAACCACCTACTATCTCCTGACCCTACTGTATTTGcatcactgagctacctagatatAACCCATAACAAATATATCTGTGAGTGTGAAGCCAGAAATTTTATACTTTGGTTGAACCAAACCAAAGTCAACATGCTTGGGTCCCCTGAGGATGTCTACTGCACATACCCTGACTCATTCTCTGGGGTCTCACTCTATTCAATTTCCACAGAGGGCTGTGATGAAGAGGAAGCTTTACAATTTATTCATTTCTCACTTTTTATCTTCTTCACTACCACCTTGACTGTGTTCCTCACAGCAGTTGTGACGTTCACAAGATTCCGTGGATGCTGTTTTCTCCTCTGGCGTAAGATGTTCCTGACACTAGCACTTGAATACCATCCCCAGGGAGTAAAAGAGGATCAACACAAATACGATGCCTATTTGTGCTTCAGTAGCAAAGACTTTGAATGGGTCCAGAATGCATTCCTCAATCACTTGGACTCCCAGTACAGTCCCAAAAATAgatttaatctctgttttgagGAAAGAGACTTCCTTCCAGGAGAAGACCACATCAACAACATCCGGGACGCCATATGCAACAGCAAGAAAACCATTTGCATTGTGACGAGGCATTTCCTTAAAGATGGCTGGTGCATTGAAGCCTTCAATTTTGCTCAGAGCAGATATTTCTCTGATCTCAAAGATGTCCTCATAATGGTGGTAGCTGGATCCCTCTCCCAGTATCAGCTAATGAAATACCCACCTATCCGAGTCTTTGTACAGAGGCAACCATACCTGAAGTGGCCTGAGGACCTTCAGGATGTTGGCTGGTTCTTAAATAAACTCTCCCAAAGcatattaaacaaaaaagaagaaaagaagaaatccaataaCATCCCCTTGCAAACTGTAGCAACCATATCCTAA